Proteins encoded by one window of Cheilinus undulatus linkage group 13, ASM1832078v1, whole genome shotgun sequence:
- the LOC121520222 gene encoding complement factor H-related protein 1-like — protein MRMRYLVFFLLIGLPGALHAQRAAQPCSAPSLDGGYFVPEQESYSHESEISYTCDSGRKLVVEGWWATSTCQDGAWSRKPRCIDEKACLSLKIPNGKYNKRRTGWYHDRSTIRVTCEDGYELKNRRATAICLNGAWSSVPVCEISIDSCGVPPKIPHAVIIGQRYQKVFPADSELQYECQVGYTVENAGSKKSIICMAGNWNECPTCSKQTTPDAGHGGPEEAKSSRGHSTSPGSGTRTGSGVDQCGVAPVIQNDILVQEHRMHLKYQCNAFYTLEGPDTVTCYSDQTWSELPQCKEAFCVLDLSLYRVYGLQQTGKLLVKEGNTKVVSCVRPYHESHFTCKNRRITYTYCCSQHDHNYGYCQWWS, from the exons ATGAGAATGAGATATCTTGTATTTTTTCTCCTTATTGGGCTTCCAGGTGCACTTCATG CTCAAAGAGCAGCTCAGCCTTGTTCTGCTCCCAGTCTAGATGGTGGTTATTTTGTCCCAGAACAAGAAAGTTATTCTCATGAATCTGAGATTTCTTACACCTGTGATAGTGGACGCAAACTAGTAGTGGAGGGATGGTGGGCAACAAGCACATGTCAGGATGGAGCATGGTCTCGTAAGCCACGATGTATAG ATGAAAAAGCCTGTCTTTCCCTTAAGATACCAAATGGAAAATATAATAAAAGACGAACTGGCTGGTATCATGATAGAAGCACAATCAGGGTTACATGTGAGGACGGGTATGAACTGAAAAACCGGCGTGCCACAGCCATCTGTTTGAATGGAGCCTGGTCGTCTGTGCCTGTGTGTGAGA TCAGTATCGATTCATGCGGTGTACCCCCAAAAATCCCTCATGCGGTCATCATTGGTCAGAGATATCAGAAGGTGTTTCCTGCTGATTCAGAGCTTCAGTATGAATGTCAAGTTGGATACACTGTGGAGAATGCAGGGAGTAAAAAATCCATCATCTGCATGGCTGGAAACTGGAATGAATGCCCAACATGCA GCAAACAAACAACACCAGATGCTGGACACGGTGGCCCAGAAGAAGCCAAATCATCCAGGGGCCATTCTACATCTCCTGGCAGTGGGACACGAACTGGGAGTGGAG ttgaCCAATGTGGAGTCGCTCCAGTTATTCAAAATGATATTCTTGTGCAAGAACACAGAATGCATTTGAAATACCAGTGTAATGCTTTTTACACACTAGAGGGTCCAGATACTGTGACGTGTTACAGCGATCAAACCTGGTCAGAACTTCCCCAATGCAAAG aGGCTTTCTGTGTTCTGGATCTTTCTCTGTATCGTGTGTATGGGCTTCAGCAGACTGGAAAACTATTGGTGAAGGAAGGAAATACGAAGGTTGTCAGCTGTGTTCGGCCATACCATGAAAGCCATTTTACTTGCAAAAATCGAAGAATAACCTACACCTATT gttGTTCTCAACATGACCACAATTAT GGATACTGTCAGTGGTGGAGCTGA